One stretch of Leishmania infantum JPCM5 genome chromosome 22 DNA includes these proteins:
- a CDS encoding putative 40S ribosomal protein S15 yields MASNITAERYEQLKKERTFHKFTYRGLEIDPLLALSEEEFRALVHARARRNMNRHVDRRPPVLLKRLREAKKHVKVGEKPKAVKTHLRDVVITPEMVGSVVAIYNGHQFNAVEIKGEMIGHYLGEFSMSYRPVLHGRPGVGATHSSRFIPIK; encoded by the coding sequence ATGGCGTCCAACATCACCGCTGAGCGCTACGAGCAGCTCAAGAAGGAGCGCACGTTCCACAAGTTCACGTACCGTGGGCTTGAGATCGACCCCCTGCTTGCgctgagcgaggaggagttcagggcgctggtgcacgcgcgtgcgcgccgcaacATGAACCGCCATGTGGACCGCCGCCCGCCcgtgctgctgaagcgccTGCGCGAGGCGAAGAAGCACGTGAAGGTTGGCGAGAAGCCGAAGGCTGTAAagacgcacctgcgcgacgTGGTGATCACACCGGAGATGGTGGGGTCCGTGGTGGCGATCTACAACGGCCACCAGTTCAACGCTGTGGAGATCAAGGGTGAGATGATCGGTCACTACCTCGGCGAGTTCTCGATGAGCTACCGCCCGGTGCTGCACGGTCGCCCTGGCGTGGGTGCCACGCACTCCTCCCGCTTCATCCCGATCAAGTAG
- a CDS encoding putative protein kinase: MGACVCVHVFRLLLCSRFFLFAVPSSSPAPPSRVSCPSSQKAFLRARVCVPRRASRCGSGSSRHRAPVARIRTFTRIAHSPKALSKYCPFTPLSTSSCFSRFAFFRPPFPLPTLQVMSEKSVRSRRPLSVSRASARASAASRPQLHRTVSSDGASPSQATAPMYRPLRYVGRGSFGVVLLAEEVHTGVKVAIKRVHYDARLHNREVAILNSVLVDNPRHQQPSHTVVDSNDASRLPGGAARASSTSFLSASSSSHTVEDVHLWPGTHHPNIVELLDFYVTYDTASSEQALGPDMVGVGGASAGFESLPSHHPAAHRYPLSGGSGAASTNAPPVSAPLAAFAYLEMVMSYLPMDLCYVKKYYFRFHDMPTMVTSSSPSPLASPEQAAAELLSGELPEGTADRPPASPKHAGTGCNGSNSSRHSSTGGSGGDAFNHLPLRWVKVVLFQLARALAFMHVRHVCHRDLKPANVLVDPDTGRVQVCDFGSAKQIARPAEEKNVSYICSRYYRAPELLFGALHYGCAVDMWSFGCIAAELLRESGKPLFRGCTSIDQMAELFKVLGAPSKREMYAMNPQCAEALLRTRAMHRHQSLDTDPHSGSGGGVRQDRSCGLELEVDYQAEEEDDVELRGGAQQGGYDVDGHGDFLRDALDDGISSQASASPGMATASPPSSCTKDPRDYKTAFSAPPSTAATATLDDVAPTPFEEYYDVLKVHAIPWRRLFPADTPTEAVALVASLLCYAPDKRLTAAELVEHPFFDDLFSAADAQLGAVGRDTATAMASGTTNSPSEDDGVASAALRLPNGRLMPLSMFQVTEVERGLYTDAFLTRMARQAELVAAAMKQDEYP, encoded by the coding sequence atgggcgcgtgcgtgtgcgtgcacgtcttTCGCTTACTTCTCTGTTCACGCTTCTTTCTATTTGCTGTCCCCTCCTCGAGCcccgctcctccttctcGTGTTTCTTGCCCTTCATCGCAGAAGGCtttcctgcgcgcgcgtgtgtgtgtgcctcggCGAGCGTctcggtgcggcagcgggtcTTCGCGCCATCGGGCCCCTGTCGCTCGTATACGCACTTTCACACGAATAGCACACTCACCAAAGGCGCTATCCAAGTACTGCCCCTTCACCCCTCTTTCTACGTCTTCCTGCTTCTCGCGTTTTGCGTTCTTCcgcccccccttcccccttcccacACTTCAGGTGATGTCAGAGAAGTCAGTGCGGTCTCGACGGCCCTTGTCGGTCTCTCGCgcctctgcgcgtgcatcAGCCGCATCTCGCCCGCAACTGCATAGGACCGtgagcagcgacggtgcATCCCCGTCTCAGGCAACGGCCCCCATGTACAGGCCGCTGCGCTACGTGGGCCGTGGCAGCTTCGGTGTCGTTCTTCTCGCCGAGGAGGTGCATACAGGTGTCAAAGTTGCCATCAAGCGTGTTCACTATGACGCCCGCCTGCATAACCGCGAGGTGGCGATCTTGAACTCCGTTCTCGTCGACAACccgcggcaccagcagccatCGCACACTGTTGTCGACAGCAATGACGCGTCGCGACTCCCCGGTGGCGCGGCAAGGGCCTCGTCTACGTCCTTCCTGTCAgcatcgtcgtcctcgcACACCGTGGAGGACGTGCACCTGTGGCCTGGCACACACCATCCGAACATCGTCGAACTGCTTGACTTCTATGTCACCTACGACACCGCCTCATCAGAGCAAGCGCTGGGGCCGGACATGGTCGGCGTCGGGGGTGCCAGTGCGGGCTTTGAGTCCCTGCCATCGCACCAcccagcagcgcatcggTACCCCTtgagcggtggcagcggcgccgcttccacGAATGCCCCGCCGGTTTCAGCTCCCCTGGCGGCGTTTGCATATCTCGAGATGGTGATGAGCTACTTACCGATGGACCTGTGCTATGTGAAGAAGTACTATTTTCGGTTTCACGACATGCCCACTATGGTCACATCCAGCTCGCCATCTCCCCTCGCTTCGCCGgagcaggcagcggcagagctgtTGTCCGGCGAGCTGCCGGAAGGCACGGCAGACCGCCCCCCGGCGTCACCCAAGCACGCCGGGACCGGCTGCAACGgtagcaacagcagccgccacagcagcaccggcggcagcggtggtgatgcTTTCAACCACCTTCCCCTGCGCTGGGTGAAGGTGGTGCTGTTCCAGCTGGCCCGGGCGTTGGCGTTCATGCATGTGCGCCATGTCTGCCACCGTGATTTGAAGCCTGCCAACGTCCTTGTCGACCCTGACACCGGCCGCGTGCAGGTCTGCGACTTTGGCAGTGCAAAGCAGATAGCGCGACCTGCAGAGGAGAAGAACGTGTCGTATATCTGCTCCCGCTACTACCGAGCTCCTGAGCTACTTTTCGGTGCGCTGCACTATGGTTGCGCCGTTGACATGTGGTCGTTTGGCTGCATCGCCGCGGAGCTCTTGCGCGAGTCGGGCAAGCCCCTCTTCCGTGGCTGCACCTCGATCGATCAAATGGCGGAGCTGTTTAAGGTGCTGGGGGCGCCGTCGAAACGGGAGATGTACGCCATGAACCCCCAGTgtgcagaggcgctgctgcgcacccgcgccatgcaccgccaccagaGCCTCGACACCGATCCTCAttctggcagcggcggcggggtgcGGCAGGATCGATCCTGCGGCCTGGAACTTGAGGTGGACTAccaggcggaggaggaggacgacgtcgagttgcgtggcggcgcgcagcagggCGGATATGACGTCGATGGTCATGGAGACTTTCTGCGCGACGCGCTAGACGATGGCATCTCGTCTCAGGCCTCGGCATCGCCTGGTATGGCGACggcatcgccaccgtcgtccTGCACCAAAGACCCTCGGGATTACAAGACGGCGTTctctgcgccaccgtcaaCTGCAGCCACGGCCACGCTGGATGACGTGGCACCTACGCCGTTTGAGGAGTACTACGATGTTCTGAAGGTGCACGCGATACCGTGGCGAAGGCTCTTCCCCGCTGACACACCtacggaggcggtggcgcttgTTGCGTCGTTGCTGTGCTACGCACCTGACAAGCGGCTCactgcggcggagctggtTGAACACCCCTTCTTTGACGACCTCTTCAGCGCTGCAGATGCTCAACTGGGAGCAGTAGGCCGCGATACTGCAACTGCCATGGCAAGTGGAACGACAAATTCCCCCAGCGAAGATGACGGGGTTgcgtctgcggcgctgcggctgccgaaTGGCCGCCTCATGCCATTGTCTATGTTCCAGGTCACGGAGGTAGAGCGAGGCCTGTACACAGACGCCTTCCTCACGCGCATGGCGCGAcaggcggagctggtggCTGCGGCCATGAAGCAAGACGAATACCCATGA